The following proteins are co-located in the Camelina sativa cultivar DH55 chromosome 12, Cs, whole genome shotgun sequence genome:
- the LOC104731626 gene encoding pectin acetylesterase 8 has protein sequence MFNFKQWLVLLVCSLVIMKTEGLFVNITYVRNAVAKGAVCLDGSPPAYHLHRGSGTGVNSWLIQLEGGGWCNNVTNCLSRMHTRLGSSKKMVENLAFSAILSNKKQYNPDFYNWNRVKVRYCDGSSFTGDVQAVNPATNLHFRGARIWLAVMQELLAKGMRNAENAVLSGCSAGGLASLMHCDSFRALLPMGSRVKCLSDAGFFLNTRDVSGVQYIKQYFQDVVTLHGSAKNLPRSCTSRLTPAMCFFPQYVARQIRTPLFILNAAYDSWQIKNILAPRAADPYGKWQSCQLDIKNCHPSQLKVMQDFRLEFLSAVIGLGRSSSRGMFIDSCYTHCQTETQTSWFWQDSPILNRTTIAKAVGDWVYDRKLFQKIDCPYPCNPTCHHRVFTPLDAPPI, from the exons ATGTTCAACTTCAAGCAATGGTTGGTTCTTTTGGTGTGTTCGTTAGTAATTATGAAGACAGAAGGACTCTTTGTTAATATTACATATGTTCGAAACGCAGTCGCTAAAGGGGCCG TATGTTTGGATGGAAGTCCACCAGCTTATCATTTACACAGAGGTTCTGGAACTGGAGTTAATAGCTGGTTGATTCAGCTTGAg GGAGGAGGATGGTGTAATAATGTCACAAATTGCCTTAGTCGGATGCATACTCGATTAGGTTCATCAAAGAAAATGGTGGAGAACCTAGCTTTCTCAGCTATTCTTAGCAATAAGAAACAATATAATCCTG ATTTTTACAATTGGAATAGAGTGAAAGTTAGATACTGCGACGGGTCATCATTCACAGGAGATGTGCAAGCAGTGAACCCT GCTACTAATCTTCACTTCAGAGGTGCTAGAATTTGGCTAGCTGTTATGCAAGAGCTCCTCGCTAAAGGCATGAGAAACGCCGAGAAT GCTGTTTTGTCTGGGTGTTCTGCTGGTGGGTTAGCTTCATTGATGCATTGTGACAGTTTCCGTGCTTTATTACCTATGGGTTCCAGAGTAAAATGTCTTTCAGATGCTGGCTTTTTTCTAAATAC AAGAGATGTCTCAGGAGTTCAATACATTAAACAATACTTCCAAGATGTGGTTACTCTTCAT GGATCAGCAAAGAACTTGCCAAGGTCATGCACATCAAGATTGACCCCTGCAATG TGTTTCTTCCCACAATATGTGGCTCGCCAGATTAGAACTCCTCTTTTCATTCTTAATGCCGCATACGACTCTTGGCAG ATAAAGAACATCTTGGCTCCGCGTGCCGCTGATCCTTACGGAAAATGGCAAAGTTGTCAACTTGACATCAAGAATTGCCATCCTAGCCAGCTCAAAGTTATGCAAG ATTTCAGGTTAGAGTTCTTGAGTGCGGTGATAGGTTTAGGAAGATCCTCATCAAGAGGGATGTTCATAGACTCTTGCTACACACACTGTCAAACCGAGACACAAACTTCATGGTTCTGGCAGGATTCTCCAATTCTAAACCGAACG ACAATAGCAAAAGCTGTTGGGGATTGGGTTTATGACAGAAAATTGTTTCAGAAGATAGATTGTCCTTACCCTTGTAACCCTACTTGCCACCACAGGGTTTTCACACCTCTAGATGCTCCTCCAATTTAA